GATGTGCAATTCAAACATGTCCTGCTGTTGCAGGCTCAGCATTGCACAATTTCCATTGTTCAAAACAAAGCAGTCAAGGTTCATTGCTCAATTGTAAAGAGCTGTTCCCCTCTGCAACACGCTTTTTGTGCCTACCATGTCTGGTAGGAATGGCTTAACCCGCAAATGAAAAGAGCCACCTTGTCTCAGGTGGCTCCAGGCCTCACTGCATTCATCTGCGAGCAGCGGTCTGGACACTGATCTGCAGGCCCAGCGCTTCTGCAATGTCGGTCCAGGAGACCAGTTTGAAGTTGGTCTGTCCTTCCACCCCTTTCACGTAACCATCCTGCACCACCAGGAGACCCTGTGGGAAACGGGGACCGAAGTTGATGCTGCTGACCATCGCACCATCACACTCTTCAGAGCCATCAAGGGAACCCCCAGCCACCTTGAACGAACCCAGGTAACGGTTATTCGCCTGGCGGTCATAGACCACAAAAGTGTTGTCCCCCTGGCTGCTGGCAAGCAGGTACCCCTGGCCGTTTCCAGCGTCATAGATGGTCAGGCCTTCCACGTCGGCCTCCAGATGCTGTCCTGTGGGTTTGACAGCGTGAATCAGCTGGGGTTGCGCCTGTGCATCCTGCAGGCTCAGTTTCCAGATGCCCACCTTCTCCTGTCCCATGTAGAGGATGCCGTGGTCGGTGTCCACCACCATGCCTTCCACCTGGGGATCATCCACTTTCTGCTGTGGGAGGTCAATGAAGCGCACGAGACGGCTTCCCACGGTTTTCCCATCTGTGACCAGTTCCAGTTCTGCCACACGGCCATGCTTGCGCTGGCTGACAAACACGCGGTATTGGCCTTCACGGGTCTGGTAGGCGGCAAGGCCATAGGCGGTGTTGGTGCCGTCAGATTTTGCTCCAGCAGCCGTGAACACCAGAGGAATGCCCTGCTGGGTCACCTCTTTGAGCTTGCGAGAAGCCCGCTGAATTTCAAAAATGGCCAGACGGTCATTCTTGCGGTCTGAAGCTATGGCAAGGTCCACAGTGCGGTTGCCGAGCCTGAATCCGTAGACCACATCCACATTGTTGTACCGCACATTGCCAGGGTTGATGTCCTGCAGGGTGCGGCCACTGAGGTCAAACACGGTGAGGCCTGCATCCTTGTGGGTGGCCACCACCATGCTCAGACTCGGGTGGGTGGGGTGCACCCAGATGGCAGGATCATCGGAATCGGCAGGGTCAAGGGCAACTGCCGTTTCATACAGGGCAGGAATGGAAGGCATCTGTGCATGGGCAGAAAATCCGAACATCAGGGTCAGGGTGATGAGTGCTTTTTTCACAAAAAGGGAGTCCGGGGTGAGAAGCCCATGGTTTGAACCATGCATGGGAGGCAGAACCCTGGTGGCGCAGTTGTGCCGATTGCCCTTGCGAAGGCTTCATACTGTTGCCTGATGTTCACATAGCACGGTATACTCCTTATGTGAAGTTGACGCTGACCGCCAAACTGAAGTTATGTCACAACAGGGAACAGAAAACCCAGTTGGATCAGGTGACTCTGGCTTACCGGGATGCCCTCAACTACACCTCTCAAAAGGCGTTCGAGATGGAGAAAACCTCCAATGCCGCCAAAATTCAGCAAGAGGTCTACAAGACCTTGCGGGAACGCTTCGGATTGGGTGCCCAAATGGCCTGCTCGGTTCCCCGTTACGTTGGAGCCGCCTACAAAACCCTCTGGACGAAAGTCAAGCAAAGCAAAGTGGCCCGTGAGCTGAACCCAAAAGCCAGGCGGTACAAGGGATTGGACAACCCACCCAGGTTTGTTTCCCGCACCCTCAGCTACCAGTACCAGCGCGATTACTCGTTCAAGAAAGGCCAGCAGGTCAGCATCATGACCCTGAAAGGCCGCCTGGTCCTCCCCTACGAGGGCTATGCCAAACACCTTGAGTTCATCGCCAACGGTGCTGAGATGGGAACAGCAAAGCTCTGGTACAGCAAAGCCAGGAAGCAGTATTTCTTGCTGGTTCCCCTGACCATTGAACTGTCTGATCCTGAGCCCTCCAGCCACAAACAGGTGGTGGGTGTGGACGTGGGCATGCGCTACCTGGCCACAGCATCGAACACCTCTGGAAAAACCCTTTTCAAATCGGGCAAAGCAACCCTGCGCAAAGCAGAACGTTTTCTAAAGGCCCGCAAGTCGCTTCAGCAAAAAGGCACCCGTTCCGCCACGCGCCGTCTGGTGATGTTGTCGGGACGGGAAAGACGGTTTATTGCTGACACCAACAGTTCTCTTGCCGTTCAAATCCTGAAAACCTTTCCCCAAGCCTTCATTGGAGTTGAAGAACTGACCCATGTTCGTGATCGCACCGAAAGACGGTCTAGACCCCACAGTTCTGAACAGCAAAGAAAGGCAAACCGTAGACGTGCAAGGTGGAGTTACGCTGAATTGCAGGGCTTCCTGGCGTACAAAGCTGCATTGCGTGGATCGATGGTGGTCAAGGTGGATGCCCATTACACCAGTCAAACCTGCCCGAGATGTGGACACTGCTCTCGGGGGAACAGGCCTGAGAAGGGCTTGATGTTTGCCTGTGAAAGTTGTGGGTATCAACTGCATGCCGACCTCGTTGGGGCAAGGAACGTGGGACTGAGGGCATTGCTGGTCCGGCAAGACTGGGCCAGTACGGGGTGTTTGTCATGCATCCCCGATGTGTCGGACGTTGAGACCAAAGTCGAGCGCCTGAAAAGGTACTCGGAATTGCGGTGGAGTCCAGATACAAGCCAACGGCTTTAGCCGTTGGTCATGACACCGCAGATGTTAGGGGCGCTGCGTCATGCACAGATCAGAACACCAGCGGTTCAGCGGTCCAGCAGGATCTGGGTTTCTCCGGGCTGCAGCTTCCATTTGCCGCCAGGAATGGTTTTTCCTGTGACCTGTTCGTTCCAGGTCTTTGCCCAGGGCAGGTTCACTTCCTGTGGGGTTCCAGCGAAGTTGATCAGCACGACCACTTTTTGCTGAGGCGTGAACCGCACAAAAGCTGCGACATTGCGCGGCTGTCCTGCAATCAGGCGCAGGTCTCCGGTGTGGAGGGCTGGCAGTTTTGCCCTGGTGGTCAGCAGTTTCTGGTAGACCCCTCTCAAGTCCTGGTTTCCTCTGTTCCAGTCCAGCGGTGCAGGATCAAACAGGCTGGGACGCCCGGTCAGGCCCACTTCCTGGCCTGCGTAGATCAGGGGCACCCCAGGCTCTGTGAGCAGAAGCCCTGCAGCGGCCTTCTGCTGGAAGTCTGCCGTCAGTTTGCTGGCAATGCGTTCCTGATCGTGGTTCTCCAGATAGCGCAGTTTGGGCACGTTTGGGAAGACGTTCTGGTAATCAAAAAACCGATTGGCAGAGATCAGGTTGAGGCCTGCCCCCACCACCCTGGACATTCCATCCCAGTCGTAGGACAGGTCAAAGGCACGGTCATGGTAGGGAGCATTTCCTGTTTCCGCAAGGAGCAGCACTTCAGGGTTGATGGCTTTCATGGCAATGCGAAACTTCTGCCAGAAGCTGAGGGGAACCCCACTGGAATGGTCTGCCCGGAACCCATCCACCCCCTGCTTCAACCAGAACTCGCCCACCGAGATCAGAAATTTCTGCACTTCTGGCCTGGAGGTGTCCAGGGCGGCCACATCTGACCACTCAGGGTTGGGAGGGATGATTTTCCCCTCTCTGTTTTTCAGAAACCAATCCGGGTGGTCGGTGATCAGGGGGTTGTCCCATGCAGTGTGGTTGAAAACGATGTCGATCATCACCTTCAGGCCCAGACGGTGGGCTTCGTCCACATAGGCTTTGAAGTCTTCCAGATTGCCCTGGGCAGGATCAACAGCCGTGTAATCTTTCACCGAGTAGGGGCTTCCGAGGGTGCCTTTGCGCTCCTTCTCTCCTGTGGGGTAAAAAGGCAGCAGGTAGATGGTGTTCACCCCGAGGTCTTTTGCATCTGCCAGGGTGGGAAGGGCAGCCTGAAAGGTTCCCTCTGCCGTGTGGTTGCGAATGAAGACCTGATAGACGGTGGCAGAAGACATCCATTCTGGAACAGGCAGCATTTCTGCTTTTGCAGGGATGGACAGGGAAAGGCCAATCAACAACAGCCATTTTTTCATGGGAAACTCCTCGGTTTGCGTGTGCAATTTGGATGCGCTTCCAACAGTTTAAAGGACAGTCCCTGTTTCCTGATGAACTTTTCCCTACACTTGCAGACCCGGCGACTGTCACTCTGTATTCACGAACATCTGGGCGTGCAATTTGCGGTAACTGGATGGAGTGACGCCCTCAAGTTCACGGAACACCCGGCGGAAATAGATCACCTCACGAAATCCACAGGCATGGGCAATGGATTCGATGGTGTCATGGGTGTTCAACAGCAGCACACAGGCCCTGCGCACCCGGTAACGGTTGATTGCCTCGGTGAGGGTATGCCCATAAACAGATCTGAATGCGCGTCCAAGGTAGTCGCTATTGTATCCCAGGGCACGGGCGATTCGACTGGAACTGAGCAGTTCTTGGTGGTGCAGGGCAATGTAGGCCTGGGCTTCACTGGCAATGCGGTTGAGGGAGTTTCTGGGTGCCGCAGGTGTCCCCTCGGAATGGCTCAACCCGGTGAGGATGAGCAGGGCCAGCAGATCACAGGTGATGGGGGCATGACCAGGGATTTCCTGCTCGTCCAGCAACCGGCGAAAAAGGGCGCTGAGGTGCTCGGGACGCTGCACCTGCACATGCTTCGGCAGCACCATTTCCTGGGGACCTGCAGTGTCCTGCACATAAAAATGCAACCAGAAGAAAGAGAGTTCCTTCTGGTAGGGCTCAAATCCCCAGTGCCTTTTTCCAGGCAACAGAATCAGGGCTTCTCCTGCATTCACAGCGTAATGCTTCCCATCTTCAGCAATGAACAGGGTGCCCTCTCGCACAAAGATGACCTCATGAAAATCCACCACCCGGTCTGGATGGGTGCCCACCCCTCGGGACACAAAGAGGCCTGCCAGATCGCAGCGGATGGGAAGTTGAGGATGCAGGGTCAGGGTCATGGGGTAAGAAGTGGTCGGAATCGGTTTCCTTTTTCAGGTGATCTCAGTCTTGTTCACAGGAATGGAAGGTGTCAAGATGACCTCACAGCAGCAAGCATCTGAATCGACATCTGCAGGGGCGGGCTGTCGGCTCGCCCTCCACTGGCAGCACTGCCAAACCCTCCCTGCGACAGACACTTCTGTCGCGCTGTTCCTGTCGTTTGATTTTTGGAGGAACCATGACCCAGACTTCAACCCGCAACATTCAAGTCATTCGCACCGAACACAGCCCGCATGCCCAGTTGCAACCAGTGCCTTTGCAACAGGTTCGTTTGCAAGATGCTTTCTGGACCCCCAGACGGGAAACCAACCGCCTGAAGACCCTGCCCACCCAATTCCTCAAACTGGAGGAAACCGGATGCCTGAACAACTTCCGCCGTGCGGCAGGACAGACTGAACTGCATTTTGAAGGTCCCGTTTTTGCAGATTCTGATGCCTACAAGTGGCTGGAAGCTGCAGCCTGGACGCTGGCAGAGGGCTCAAATCCCGAGCTGCACAGGCAGGTGGATGAACTGGTCTCCCTCATTGAAGGTGCCCAGTGTGCAAACGGCTACCTCAACACCTTTTTCATGTTTGAGCGGGAAAAAGAACGTTTCACAGAGAGTGGAGCACATGAGCTGTACTGTGCTGGGCACCTGTTTCAGGCTGCAGTGGCCCTGCACCGCACGACAGGAAACCCCCGTTTGCTGACCGCCTCGGAAAAGTACGCAAATCACATGGCTGAAATCTTCGGACCTGCTGAACAGGGGAAAAAGCCCTGGGTCGATGGGCATCCAGAAGTCGAGATGGCTCTGGTGGAACTCTACAGGGAAACTGGGACCAGGCGGTACCTCGACCTTGCGCAGTATTTTCTGGATGCCCGGGGTCATGGACTCGCCAGAGACAGGGTGTGGGTGTTCTGGGGAAGTTACGGTCAGGACCACAAACCCTTTCGTGACCTGAAAGAGGTCACGGGTCATGCAGTACGCATGGTGTACCTGAGTGCAGGAGCCGCTGATCTGGTGCTGGAAACAGGGGAACAGGCGTTAGAAGACGCTCTGGAAGCCCAGTGGCACAACATGACCGAAAAACGCATGTCCGTCAATGGCGGGATTGGCCCCAGGCATTACACTGAAGGTTTTGGTCTGGATTACGAACTGCCCAGTGAAAGTGCTTACAACGAGACCTGCGCTGCAGTGGGCTCCATCATGTGGTCCCAGCGGATGCTCTCTTTGACAGGTGAAGTGAAATATGCCGATTTGATTGAGCATCAGCTGTACAATGCCGCCCTGCCCGGGGTCTCCCTGGATGGACAGTCGTACTTTTACGTGAATCCTCTGGCGGCAGGTTCCGAGCACCGGCGTCAGGGCTGGTTCGGGTGTGCCTGCTGTCCTCCCAATGCTGCAAGACTCCTCGCCACGCTGCCTGGATACTTTTACAGCACCAGTGAAAGTGCTGTTCATGTGCACCTGTATGCCCAGTCGACCAGTGTCATTGAACTGCCAGATGGCCCAACAGTCAAAATTGAACAGCAGACGAATTATCCGTGGGATGGGCGTGTGCGTCTGGTGATCGAGGGAACGGGAACGTTCAGCCTCAATCTGCGCATCCCTGCATGGTGTGAGCAGGCGACAGTCAAGGTGATGGGTGAGGCAGAACAACAGGCACAACAGGGATATTTTCAACTCCAGCGCAACTGGCAGGGCAGCACCACCATCGACCTGAATCTGGAGATGCCTGTGCGTTACGTGGTGAGCCATCCCCATGTGATGGACAGCAGCGGCAAAGTCAGTGTTTTCAGGGGACCTCTGTTGTATTGCGCAGAAGGCACGGATCACGCTACAGATGTGCGGGATCTGGTGTTGCCTGAGGAAACCTCTTTGAAGGTTCAACACCACGAACAGCTCAACAATGCAGTGGTGCTGGTGGGGCCAGGCACCTCACAGTTGCAGCAAGGATGGGAGCACAAGCTGTACCGCAATGCCAGAGACCTTCAGGCTTCAAGGGTTGCTGTAAACATCACGCTTGTCCCTTATTATGCCTGGGCCAATCGGGAAGCAGGACGCATGCAAGTCTGGCTGGATCAGTCCTGAGCAGAAACTCACGTTTTGAGCAGGTTGTTGACCAGGGAATGTGCACAATCTATTGCTTTTTCGAACTGTGTGATGCCATACTGAAACATGACCCCCTCCACTGAAGGCTTATCTGCAGAACATCACAAGAAAGCAAAACGACCCTACGGTAAACCTGAGCTGACCACACAGGGCAAGTGGCAGAACGTCACCCTGCAGACGGGCAGCGGAATTGGTTTCACCTGCAATCCTTCAAAGCCAGAAACCTGCCAATTTTTCTGAATTGCTGCTCCTGTGAGATGGCCTGTGTCAACAGGATGTACAGATGGAAAACCTTCCATACAGATGGCTCAAAAAGTGCCTCACACAAGATGTGTGAGGCACTTTGATTCAAAGGCTTGAAAGCAGGGTTTAACGGCGCTTCAGGTTGATGTAGACCGTCTTGCTGGTGTTCAGGGTCACGTTCAGAGCAAAGTTGGTGTATCCCGTGGCGACCACAGAGA
This sequence is a window from Deinococcus cellulosilyticus NBRC 106333 = KACC 11606. Protein-coding genes within it:
- a CDS encoding phytase, with amino-acid sequence MKKALITLTLMFGFSAHAQMPSIPALYETAVALDPADSDDPAIWVHPTHPSLSMVVATHKDAGLTVFDLSGRTLQDINPGNVRYNNVDVVYGFRLGNRTVDLAIASDRKNDRLAIFEIQRASRKLKEVTQQGIPLVFTAAGAKSDGTNTAYGLAAYQTREGQYRVFVSQRKHGRVAELELVTDGKTVGSRLVRFIDLPQQKVDDPQVEGMVVDTDHGILYMGQEKVGIWKLSLQDAQAQPQLIHAVKPTGQHLEADVEGLTIYDAGNGQGYLLASSQGDNTFVVYDRQANNRYLGSFKVAGGSLDGSEECDGAMVSSINFGPRFPQGLLVVQDGYVKGVEGQTNFKLVSWTDIAEALGLQISVQTAARR
- a CDS encoding RNA-guided endonuclease InsQ/TnpB family protein, encoding MKLTLTAKLKLCHNREQKTQLDQVTLAYRDALNYTSQKAFEMEKTSNAAKIQQEVYKTLRERFGLGAQMACSVPRYVGAAYKTLWTKVKQSKVARELNPKARRYKGLDNPPRFVSRTLSYQYQRDYSFKKGQQVSIMTLKGRLVLPYEGYAKHLEFIANGAEMGTAKLWYSKARKQYFLLVPLTIELSDPEPSSHKQVVGVDVGMRYLATASNTSGKTLFKSGKATLRKAERFLKARKSLQQKGTRSATRRLVMLSGRERRFIADTNSSLAVQILKTFPQAFIGVEELTHVRDRTERRSRPHSSEQQRKANRRRARWSYAELQGFLAYKAALRGSMVVKVDAHYTSQTCPRCGHCSRGNRPEKGLMFACESCGYQLHADLVGARNVGLRALLVRQDWASTGCLSCIPDVSDVETKVERLKRYSELRWSPDTSQRL
- a CDS encoding alpha-amylase family glycosyl hydrolase, with product MKKWLLLIGLSLSIPAKAEMLPVPEWMSSATVYQVFIRNHTAEGTFQAALPTLADAKDLGVNTIYLLPFYPTGEKERKGTLGSPYSVKDYTAVDPAQGNLEDFKAYVDEAHRLGLKVMIDIVFNHTAWDNPLITDHPDWFLKNREGKIIPPNPEWSDVAALDTSRPEVQKFLISVGEFWLKQGVDGFRADHSSGVPLSFWQKFRIAMKAINPEVLLLAETGNAPYHDRAFDLSYDWDGMSRVVGAGLNLISANRFFDYQNVFPNVPKLRYLENHDQERIASKLTADFQQKAAAGLLLTEPGVPLIYAGQEVGLTGRPSLFDPAPLDWNRGNQDLRGVYQKLLTTRAKLPALHTGDLRLIAGQPRNVAAFVRFTPQQKVVVLINFAGTPQEVNLPWAKTWNEQVTGKTIPGGKWKLQPGETQILLDR
- a CDS encoding helix-turn-helix transcriptional regulator; translated protein: MTLTLHPQLPIRCDLAGLFVSRGVGTHPDRVVDFHEVIFVREGTLFIAEDGKHYAVNAGEALILLPGKRHWGFEPYQKELSFFWLHFYVQDTAGPQEMVLPKHVQVQRPEHLSALFRRLLDEQEIPGHAPITCDLLALLILTGLSHSEGTPAAPRNSLNRIASEAQAYIALHHQELLSSSRIARALGYNSDYLGRAFRSVYGHTLTEAINRYRVRRACVLLLNTHDTIESIAHACGFREVIYFRRVFRELEGVTPSSYRKLHAQMFVNTE
- a CDS encoding glycoside hydrolase family 127 protein translates to MTQTSTRNIQVIRTEHSPHAQLQPVPLQQVRLQDAFWTPRRETNRLKTLPTQFLKLEETGCLNNFRRAAGQTELHFEGPVFADSDAYKWLEAAAWTLAEGSNPELHRQVDELVSLIEGAQCANGYLNTFFMFEREKERFTESGAHELYCAGHLFQAAVALHRTTGNPRLLTASEKYANHMAEIFGPAEQGKKPWVDGHPEVEMALVELYRETGTRRYLDLAQYFLDARGHGLARDRVWVFWGSYGQDHKPFRDLKEVTGHAVRMVYLSAGAADLVLETGEQALEDALEAQWHNMTEKRMSVNGGIGPRHYTEGFGLDYELPSESAYNETCAAVGSIMWSQRMLSLTGEVKYADLIEHQLYNAALPGVSLDGQSYFYVNPLAAGSEHRRQGWFGCACCPPNAARLLATLPGYFYSTSESAVHVHLYAQSTSVIELPDGPTVKIEQQTNYPWDGRVRLVIEGTGTFSLNLRIPAWCEQATVKVMGEAEQQAQQGYFQLQRNWQGSTTIDLNLEMPVRYVVSHPHVMDSSGKVSVFRGPLLYCAEGTDHATDVRDLVLPEETSLKVQHHEQLNNAVVLVGPGTSQLQQGWEHKLYRNARDLQASRVAVNITLVPYYAWANREAGRMQVWLDQS